In a single window of the Bacillus mycoides genome:
- a CDS encoding SMI1/KNR4 family protein: MKTTLWAEDDYLKLAPINDELIKKAEEVLNVKLPESYINLLKEQNGGTLRLDAHPTSEPNSWADDHVNVSGLYGISFDENESSILESHYLIQEWDMPENIVLLSGDGHTWIALDYRNVAENPPVIFIDNEFEEIIELAPNFESFLQNLTTYNYDEDEE; this comes from the coding sequence ATGAAGACTACACTTTGGGCAGAAGATGACTATTTAAAATTAGCACCTATTAACGACGAACTAATAAAAAAAGCAGAAGAAGTACTAAACGTAAAGCTCCCAGAATCGTACATAAATCTTCTAAAAGAACAAAACGGAGGAACTCTTCGATTAGATGCTCATCCTACTTCAGAGCCAAATTCTTGGGCAGACGATCACGTTAATGTTTCTGGATTATATGGCATTTCTTTTGATGAAAATGAATCTAGTATTTTAGAGAGCCATTATTTAATTCAGGAATGGGACATGCCTGAGAATATCGTGCTTTTATCTGGTGACGGACATACGTGGATTGCACTAGACTATCGAAACGTAGCTGAAAATCCTCCAGTTATATTTATCGATAATGAGTTTGAGGAAATTATTGAATTAGCACCTAATTTTGAAAGCTTCTTACAAAACTTAACTACATACAATTATGATGAAGATGAAGAGTAA
- a CDS encoding DUF7660 family protein — MGIFEYLDHVNSKEDLLKFLVYLQKDFKVNQDEWENIEVETYLEALHGWLGAYEGVYINQGEKLPENIPWKFIAQMLLAAAYYE; from the coding sequence ATGGGTATATTTGAATACCTTGATCATGTGAATTCTAAGGAAGACTTGTTGAAGTTTCTTGTATATCTTCAAAAGGATTTCAAAGTGAATCAAGATGAATGGGAGAATATAGAGGTAGAGACTTATTTAGAGGCATTACATGGTTGGTTAGGTGCTTATGAAGGTGTTTATATAAATCAAGGGGAGAAGCTTCCAGAAAATATTCCATGGAAGTTTATTGCCCAGATGTTGCTTGCAGCAGCTTATTATGAATAA